Below is a genomic region from Mycolicibacterium neworleansense.
CCCCAACGGCAGCGACAACCAGGTCAGTGCGGGCACCCCAGATCGCAATGCCCTGCTGAGTCTGGCGTTCAACGGAAGTGGCGCAGAGTCCGTCGTCCGCGCGGTCGGAGGCCCGTTCGCGGTCGCCGCGACGCTGTTCCGCCCCATTCATGCCGAGGCCATCCAGAACGGCCCTGGCATCACCATCCGGACACCGTCCAACCCGACGGGCGTGACCAGCACCCTGCACACCAAGACAACCCAAGAACGTCAGAATGCCCGCAACACAGTCACCGAGCGGATCACGAACTCGCTCAAGAAGACCCGCGACGCCGTTGGCAACGCCACACGGCGCCTCAACACCAAGGACTCGGAAGCGAACAGCACCGCCAGGAAGGCGAAAGCCGGCGCCACGAAGCCTGCGGACGACAAGGACTGACGGTAGGCAGCAGGCGGGGCGGCCCCGGATCCCATCCGGAAGCCGCCCCGCCTGTGCTGTCTAGGCCTTCTCGGAGGCCGCGAGCGCCTCGTTGAGCGTCTTGCTCGGACGCATCACCGCGGCGGTCTTCTCCGGGTCCGGGTAGTAGTAGCCGCCGATATCGGCCGGCTTACCCTGGGCCGCATTGAGTTCGGAGACGATGGCCTGCTCCTGCTCGCCGAGCGACTTGGCCAGCGGCGCGAAGTGCGCGGCCAGCTCCTTGTCCTCGGTCTGCTCGGCCAGCGCCTGCGCCCAGTACAGCGCGAGGTAGAACTGGCTGCCCCGGTTGTCCAGCTCACCGGTCTTGCGCGACGGAGACTTGTTTTCGTCCAACAACTTTCCGGTCGCGGTGTCGAGCGCGGTGGCCAGCACCTTGGCCTTGGCGTTGTCGGTCTTGTTGCCCAGATCCTCCAGGCTGGCGCCGAGCGCGAGGAACTCGCCGAGCGAATCCCAGCGCAGGTGGTTCTCCTCCACCAGCTGATGGACGTGCTTGGGGGCCGAACCACCGGCACCGGTCTCGTACAGGCCACCACCGGCCATCAGCGGCACGATCGAGAGCATCTTGGCACTGGTGCCCAGCTCCAGGATCGGGAACAGGTCAGTCAGGTAGTCACGCAGGATGTTGCCGGTCGCGGCGATGGTGTCCTGCCCGCGGATGACACGCTCCAGCGTGTACCGCATGGCCCACACCTGCGGCAGGATCGTGATGTCCAGGCCCTCGGTGTCCTCTTCCTTGAGGTACGCCTTGACCTTCTTGCGCAGCTCGTTCTCGTGCGGACGCTCGTCGTCGAGCCAGAACACACACGTCATGCCGGACAACCGGGCGCGGTTGACAGCCAGCTTGACCCAGTCCCGGATCGGCGCGTCCTTGACGATCGGCATCCGCCAGATGTCGCCCTCTTCGACTTCCTGACTCAGCAGCACCTCGCCGGAGTCGATGTCGACGATCTTGGCGACGCCGGCCTCGGGGATCTCGAAGGTCTTGTCGTGGCTGCCGTACTCCTCGGCCTTCTGCGCCATCAGACCGACGTTGGGCACCGTGCCCATCGTGGTCGGATCGAACTGGCCGTGGGTCTTACAGAAGTTGATCATCTCCTGGTACATCCGGGAGAACGTCGACTCGGGGTTGACGGCCTTCGTGTCCTTGGTACGGCCGTCGGCGCCGTACATCTTGCCGCCGAGGCGGATCATCGCCGGCATCGACGCGTCGACGATGACGTCTGAGGGTGAGTGGAAGTTCGAGATGCCCTTGGCCGAATCCACCATGGCCAGCTCGGGCCGGTGTTCGTGGCAGCGGTGCAGGTCCTCGATGATCTCCTCACGCTGCGAGGCGGGCAGCGCCTCGATCTTGCTGTAGAGATCCGACAGGCCGTTGTTGACGTTGACGCCGAGCTCGTCGAACAGCTTCTGATGCTTGGCGAAGGCGTCCTTGTAGAAGACCTTGACGGCATGGCCGAACACGATCGGATGGCTGACCTTCATCATGGTCGCCTTCACGTGCAGCGAGAACATGACACCGGTCTTGTAGGCGTCCTCGATCTGCTCCTCGTAGAACTCGATGAGCGCCTTCTTGCTCATGTACATGGAGTCGATGACATCGCCCTCATCAAGCTTGACCTCGGGCTTGAGCACGATCGTCTCGCCGCCGGCGGTCTCCAGCTCCATCCGGACGTTGCGCGCCTTGTCCAGCGTCATCGACTTCTCACCGTGGTAGAAGTCGCCGGTCTTCATGGTGGCCACGTGGGTCCGCGAGGCCTGCGACCACTCGCCCATGCTGTGCGGGTGTTTGCGCGCGTACTCCTTGACCGCCTTGGGGGCGCGGCGATCCGAGTTACCTTCGCGCAGAACGGGGTTCACCGCGCTGCCGAGGATCTTTGAATAGCGATCGCGGATCGCCTTCTCTTCGTCGGTCTTGGGATCGCCCGGGTAGTTGGGGACGGCGTAGCCCTTGTCCTGGAGTTCCTTGATGGCGGCCGCGAGCTGCGGGACCGAGGCGCTGATGTTGGGCAGCTTGATGATGTTGGTCTCGGGCAGCTGGGTGAGACGGCCGAGCTCACCGAGGTTGTCCGGGACCTTCTGGTCCTCGGTCAAGTAGTCACCGAATTCGGCCAGGATGCGGGCCGCAACCGAGATGTCACTGGTCTGAATATCGATACCGGCCGGCTCTGCAAAAGCGCGGATGATCGGCAAGAAGGAGTACGTCGCTAGCAGCGGCGCCTCGTCGGTCAGCGTGTAGATGATGGTCGGCTGCTGGGCAGTCATGGTTGCTCTCCCGGCGTCAGTCTGGGTTCGACGAGGATCACTCGTTGTTACCCGCGGTTATTCGCTGCTCTGTATCGCGGGCCAGACTACAAGGGCGCGGACCGCGGCGAAGGAGCAGCTTTCATTACTGACCAGTAACTTTGGGTTACGGCGAGCCGTCCAGCACCCCGGCGCGCCCATCGAACTGAACACGTTTCAGTCCTACCCGCGCAGATCCGGCAAACACTCCGCAGAACCGACTGGCACCGCGTCAGCGCGTTGCGATAAGCTGCAGGCCGGTCATGAGTGTCAGCATCAAGCCCCGGCTTGCTGGCCGGCAACCCTCCAACCGCGGTGGGGTGCCCCGGGTGATGACCAGGTTGAGCAGCTGTACGCAGCTGTAAGGCAAGCGCGGGTCCGAAGGTACGGGCCCCCAGACAGACAGGGAAACCTGATGGAGGCCAGCCATGTGTATGTGTCCGTGAACCCAAGGTGTCAGCCCATCGTCATCGATGGCATGCCCGACGCCCGGTAGCCGACCGCACTTCCCCTACCTTCCTCATCCCCTTCACGGAGGAGAAACCAAGCCATGACAAACCCCGAAGACGTCGCGAACTGGTCATTCGAGACCAAGCAGGTCCACGCCGGTCAGAGCCCCGACGCCGCCACCAAGGCACGGGCCCTGCCGATCTACCAGACCACCTCGTACACCTTCGACAGCACCGACCACGCCGCGGCACTGTTCGGGCTGGCGGAGCCGGGCAACATCTACACCCGTATCGGCAACCCCACCACTGACGTCGTCGAGCAGCGCATCGCCGCGCTCGAAGGCGGCGTGGCCGCACTGCTGCTGTCCTCGGGCCAGGCCGCCGAGACCTTCGCGATCCTCAACCTCGCCGGCGCCGGCGACCACATCGTGTCCAGTCCTCGCCTCTACGGCGGCACGTACAACCTGTTCCACTACACGCTGCCCAAGCTGGGCATCGAGGTCAGCTTCGTCGAAGATCCCGACAGCCTGGACAGCTGGCGCGCGGCCGTGCGGCCGAACACCAAGGCCTTCTTCGCCGAGACCATCTCCAACCCTCAAATAGATGTGCTCGACATTCCTGGTGTGTCCGCCGTGGCACACGAGAACGGTGTCCCGCTGATCGTCGACAACACGATCGCCACGCCGTACCTGATCCAGCCGATCGCGCTCGGCGCCGACATCGTGGTGCACTCGGCGACCAAGTACCTGGGCGGCCACGGCTCGGCGATCGCCGGTGTGATCGTCGACGGCGGCACCTTCGACTGGACCAACGGCAAGTTCCCCGGTTTCACCGAGCCGGACCCCAGCTACCACGGCGTGGTCTTCGCCGAGCTGGGTGCGCCGGCCTACGCGCTCAAGGCACGGGTGCAGCTGCTGCGCGACCTGGGCAGCGCCATCTCCCCGTTCAACGCCTTTTTGATCGCCCAGGGATTGGAAACGCTGTCCCTGCGTGTTGAACGCCATGTGGCCAACGCACAGAAGGTCGCCGAGTATCTCGCCGGACATTCCGACGTCACCTCGGTGAACTACGCCGGGCTCCCCACCTCGCCCTGGTACGAGCTGGGCCGGACGATCGCCCCGAAGGGCACCGGCGCCGTGCTGGCCTTCGAGCTGGCCGGTGGGGTGGAAGCAGGCAAGGCATTCGTCAACGCCCTGACGCTGCACAGCCACGTCGCCAACATCGGCGATGTGCGCTCACTCGTCATCCACCCGGCCTCGACAACTCACCAGCAGCTCTCCCCCGAGGAGCAGCTGTCCACCGGCGTCACGCCGGGTCTGGTGCGGTTGGCCGTCGGTATCGAGGGCATCGACGACATCCTGGCCGATCTGGAGCAGGGGTTCGCCGCTGCCCGTCCGTTCAGCGGCGTGCCGCAGACTGCGGCGACGGTGTAGGACGGCGAGAGAACCGGCATGACGATCACCGAAGAACCGCCCGTGTCCACCCTCCCGTTGCCCGCCGAAGGCGAGATCAGCGTGGTGCACATCGGTGCACTGACACTGGAGAACGGCACCGTCCTGCCGGATGTGTCGATCGCCGTGCAGCGGTGGGGCGAACTGTCACCCGCGCGCGACAACGTGGTGATGGTGTTGCACGCACTGACCGGTGACTCCCACGTCACGGGTCCGGCCGGCGACGGTCATCCGACCGCGGGCTGGTGGGACGGGGTGGCCGGGCCGGGCGCCCCGATCGACACCGACCAGTGGTGTGCGATTTCGACGAACGTGCTCGGCGGCTGCCGCGGGTCCACCGGCCCCGGCTCGCTCGCCCCCGACGGAAAGCCCTGGGGCTCAAGGTTTCCCCAAATCACGATCCGCGATCAGGTCGAGGCCGACCGGGCCGCGCTGGCAGCCTTCGGCATCACCGAGGTAGCGGCGGTGGTCGGCGGATCGATGGGTGGAGCACGCGCACTGGAATGGCTCGTCGGCCATCCCGACGAAGTCCGGGCCGGACTGGTCCTGGCCGTCGGAGCCCGCGCCACCGCCGATCAGATCGGCACCCAGAGCACCCAGGTCGCCGCCATCAAGGCCGATCCCGACTGGCAGGGCGGGGATTACTACGACACCGACCGGGCCCCGCTGGCCGGCATGGAGATCGCCCGGCGCTTCGCTCACCTGACCTATCGCGGCGAGGAAGAACTCGACGAGCGGTTCGGCAACGAGGCCCAGGGCGAGGAGGACCCGACCACCGGCGGGCGTTACGGGGTGCAGAGCTACCTGGAGTACCAAGGCGGCAAATTGGCGCGGCGGTTCGACCCAGGCACGTACGTGGCCCTCTCGGATGCCTTGTCCACCCACGATGTGGGCCGTGGCCGCGGCGGAGTCAACAGTGCGCTGCGCGGCTGTCCGGTACCTGTCATCGTCGGCGGGATCACCTCCGACCGGCTCTACCCGATCCGGCTGCAGGAAGAGCTGGCCGAGTTGCTCCCCGGCTGTAGCGGTCTGGACGTCGTCGATTCGGCATACGGCCACGACGGCTTCCTGGTCGAGACGGAAGTGGTGGGCAAGTTGATCCGCCGCACGCTGGAGCTGGCACAGCGGTGAGCTCACCCAAGGCGCGTTCCCTGTCCTTCGGCTCAGAAGCCGCAGCATACGAACGCGGCCGGCCGTCGTACCCGCCGGAGGCGATCGACTGGCTGCTGCCCGAGGGCGCCCACGATGTGCTGGACCTGGGCGCGGGCACCGGCAAGCTGACCACCCGCCTGGTCGAACGCGGGCTGGACGTGATCGCTGTCGACCCCATCCCGGAAATGCTTGAGCTGCTGTCGAACTCACTGCCGGACACCCCGGCATTGTTGGGCACGGCAGAGGAGATCCCGCTGGCCGACAACAGCGTCGACGCGGTGCTGGTGGCCCAGGCCTGGCACTGGTTCGACCCCGAGCGGGCTGTCAAGGAGGTCAGCCGGGTGTTGCGGCCCGGGGGCCGGTTGGGCCTGGTGTGGAACACCCGCGACGAACGGCTGGGCTGGGTCAAGGATCTGGGCCGCATCATCGGCCCCGAACACGACCCGTTCACCAACGAGGTGACGTTGGCCGAGCCCTTCGGCGAGATCGAACGGCACCAGGTGGAGTGGACGAGTTACCTGACGCCGCAGGCCCTCATCGACCTGGTGGCCTCACGGAGCTACTGCATCACCTCACCGGAAAAGGTCCGGACCCGGACGCTGGAGCAGGTGCGCGAACTGCTCGCCACGCACCCGGCGCTGGCCAACTCGTCCGGGCTGGCGCTGCCGTATGTCACGGTCGGTATCCGGGCCACGCTGACCTAGTCCGGTGCGGCGACGAATCCGCCGATGAGAGCAGTGCCGGGGCCCGGCCGGGCACCCGGGCCTGCCGTGGCTGTCGCCGTCGACGCGTCGAGGTCACCCCCGCACTGTGCGCACACGGTCTTTGCCGTGGTGGCGCAGCCACATTCGGTGTGGATGATCAAGGCCGGCGGCCCGTCCGCGTCGGCCAGCCACTTGTCCCCCCAGGCGACCAGGGTCGCGATCACCGGGTACAGATCACGCCCCTTGTCGGTGAGCACGTACTCGTAGCGCGGCGGCGCGCTCTGATACTGGCGGCGTTCCACCACCGCGTGACGTTCGAGCTCATCGAGACGTGCGGCCAGGATGTTCGACGCGATGCCGAGATCGCGCCGGATGTCCTCGAAGCGAGTCATTCCCGCGAACAGGTCGCGCAGAACAAGCGGTGTCCACCGCTGCCCCACCACTTCGACAGCCCGCGCGATCGAGCACGAGATGTCGCTGAAGGACTGTTTGGGCACCCCTCGACGGTAGTCCATTGCAATTCACAATGGACTGCGGTTGAGTGGGTTGCGAATCGCAACCTAGGTGAGGACAGGGCATGACAACGACTACCGACTCGGTCGCCGCGTTCTGCGAGGCCACCCGGACCAACGACCTCGACGCACTCATCGCGACCCTCGCGCCCGACGCCGAGCTGATCTCGCCGCTTTCCGGGCGGATGGTGTTCCGGGGCCACGACGACCTGCGCCGGCTACTCGGTGCCGTGTACGGCGGACTGCATGACCTGATCTGGCGGGAAGTGATCGGCGACGGCCCGACCCGAGTCGCGATCAGCGAGGGCCGCGTCGCGGGCGTGGCCATCACCGACGCGCTGGTTTTCGAACTCGATGGCAGCGGGCAGATCCGGCGCCTGCGCCCACACCTGCGGCCGTGGCTCGCGACCACCGTGTTCGCCATGCTGCTCGGACCGAAGATCGCCCGCCATCCCGGCGTCCTGCGCCGCGCCCTCAGGCACTGAGGGCGGCGTCCTCGGCCTCCGGCCCGAACCAGCGGTCCAGAGCCGCACGTAGACCTGTCCCGTCGAATTCGTCTGCCGCCCAGGCGACGTAGCCGTCGGGACGGATCAGCAGTGCCGCGGCAGGTCGGTCGGCGACGGTCGCCTCGACGACGTCGAGCCGGTCACGCCGGCCGTCGACGACATCTCGGTATCCGCCCGAAAGATCAAGCAGCAGCGGTCGGCCCGAGTGCAGCAGCTGGGCAATCCGGCGCCCGTCGTCAAGCACGAAATCCGGGACGAAGTATCCGGACAGCCTGTGCTCATCGCCGACGTCGTAGCGGACATCGGAACCGGACAGCACTCCGGCGATGTGCGCCGAACCGTCCGGTGTCGCCAACAGCTCGCCGAAAAGTGTCCGCAGTGCGGTCACCTCGGGCCCGGCGGCCATGAGCGCGGCCTGGGCCATGGAGTGCATCATCACCCGCTGGCCGGCCGGCCAGCGCTCGCCGTGATAGCTGTCCAACAGGCCCTCAGGCGCCCAACCCTGCACGGCGGCGGCCAGTTTCCAGCCCAGATTCATCGCGTCCTGCATGCCCAGGTTCAACCCCGGCCCGCCCATGGCCGAATGCACATGGGCCGCATCCCCCACCAGGAAGACATTGCCGGTGCGGTACTGCGCGGCCTGACGGGTGTTCTGGCCGTTGATCCGCCGCAACGCATGCGGCCCCGGCCAGTTCGGCGGTTCCAGCGGTAGGCCGGCACCGACGACCCGCTTCACACTCTCGCGCAGTTCATCGACGGTCAACTCGGGAGCGTCATCCGGGAGAATGGAGCCGTACTCGATGGTCCCCACCATCGACCGACCTGGCTGGAACTCGGCATAGATGAGCACCCCGCCGTCGAACCTATTGTGTCCAAATGGGATTCGACCGATCCCGGGCACGTTCAATCCTCCGTCACTGCTACGGAGTCGCTCGGGCAGGCTGACGTGGGCCACGCGGGCGACCACCTCGGTGGTCAGCCCGGGAAACTCGATGCCGGCCTTCTTCCGCACCGGAGAGCGGCCGCCGTCGGCGCCGACGAGATAGGTGGCCGGCAGCTGGTAGCCGCCCTCCGCCGAGGAGACAGTCAAGACGACGCCGTCGGGCACCTGCTCGAAATCGGTGAGTTCATGCCCCCACCGGATTTCGACCCCGAGGCCCTGCACCCAGTCCACCAGTTGGCGTACCACCTGGGGTTGTTGGATCAACATGCCGTACATCGGATTGTCCGCGACGTCCACGAACGGCACCTGCATGCCCGCGAAGATGTAGCCGGCCATCGGCTCCGGCGCCTGGTCGACCCCGCTGAGCGTCTGGTACAGGCCGCGCAGATCGAGCACTCGATTCGCCTGTCCGACAATGCCGTTGGCCTTGAGCTCAGCGCTGGGTCCGGGTAATTGCTCCAACACCACGGGTCGCACCCCGGCCAGGGCCAGCTCCCCGGCCACCAACAGGCCGTTGGGCCCGGCACCCGAGATGACGACATCGATCCGATCTGTCATTTGTTCCCTCCTGGTTCAGGCAGGCCGGCGGCCACCGCCGCGAACCCCTTACGAAGCAATTCGGCGAAAGCTACTGGCGGATCGGCATTTCCGTACTCGTCCATCGCCGCGTCGCCGACCGCGCGCACCACGGCAGCCACCAGCCGTGGATACATGTCGCGTTCCGGGTCGGTCCCGGTCCGCTCAGCGATCGCCGCTACCCACTCGTCGTTCAAGCCCCGGAAAGTGGCGTCGCGGATTTCCGGGATCATCAGCAGTTTGCGGACCTCGGCCAGCTGCCGGCGGGTCGGTATTGCGTTCTCTTCACCGTAGACGTCGGACATGTCGTCGCCCAACGGTTTAATCACCGATTCGGTGATGGCCGTCCACAGCGGTTCGTCGGCCGGGCGCGAACGCAGCAGGTCGATGCTGCGGCGCATACGTTCCTGTTGCCGATACCCCAGCGCGTCGTACTTGCCGGCGAAGTAGTTGGTGAACGTACGCAACGAGACACCGGCGAGGTTGGCGATGTCCTCACG
It encodes:
- the metX gene encoding homoserine O-acetyltransferase MetX is translated as MTITEEPPVSTLPLPAEGEISVVHIGALTLENGTVLPDVSIAVQRWGELSPARDNVVMVLHALTGDSHVTGPAGDGHPTAGWWDGVAGPGAPIDTDQWCAISTNVLGGCRGSTGPGSLAPDGKPWGSRFPQITIRDQVEADRAALAAFGITEVAAVVGGSMGGARALEWLVGHPDEVRAGLVLAVGARATADQIGTQSTQVAAIKADPDWQGGDYYDTDRAPLAGMEIARRFAHLTYRGEEELDERFGNEAQGEEDPTTGGRYGVQSYLEYQGGKLARRFDPGTYVALSDALSTHDVGRGRGGVNSALRGCPVPVIVGGITSDRLYPIRLQEELAELLPGCSGLDVVDSAYGHDGFLVETEVVGKLIRRTLELAQR
- a CDS encoding TetR/AcrR family transcriptional regulator, coding for MEPGLRERKKLDTRRALSDAALSLAFERGLENVTREDIANLAGVSLRTFTNYFAGKYDALGYRQQERMRRSIDLLRSRPADEPLWTAITESVIKPLGDDMSDVYGEENAIPTRRQLAEVRKLLMIPEIRDATFRGLNDEWVAAIAERTGTDPERDMYPRLVAAVVRAVGDAAMDEYGNADPPVAFAELLRKGFAAVAAGLPEPGGNK
- a CDS encoding nuclear transport factor 2 family protein; the protein is MTTTTDSVAAFCEATRTNDLDALIATLAPDAELISPLSGRMVFRGHDDLRRLLGAVYGGLHDLIWREVIGDGPTRVAISEGRVAGVAITDALVFELDGSGQIRRLRPHLRPWLATTVFAMLLGPKIARHPGVLRRALRH
- a CDS encoding winged helix-turn-helix transcriptional regulator, with protein sequence MPKQSFSDISCSIARAVEVVGQRWTPLVLRDLFAGMTRFEDIRRDLGIASNILAARLDELERHAVVERRQYQSAPPRYEYVLTDKGRDLYPVIATLVAWGDKWLADADGPPALIIHTECGCATTAKTVCAQCGGDLDASTATATAGPGARPGPGTALIGGFVAAPD
- a CDS encoding class I SAM-dependent methyltransferase, giving the protein MSSPKARSLSFGSEAAAYERGRPSYPPEAIDWLLPEGAHDVLDLGAGTGKLTTRLVERGLDVIAVDPIPEMLELLSNSLPDTPALLGTAEEIPLADNSVDAVLVAQAWHWFDPERAVKEVSRVLRPGGRLGLVWNTRDERLGWVKDLGRIIGPEHDPFTNEVTLAEPFGEIERHQVEWTSYLTPQALIDLVASRSYCITSPEKVRTRTLEQVRELLATHPALANSSGLALPYVTVGIRATLT
- a CDS encoding bifunctional o-acetylhomoserine/o-acetylserine sulfhydrylase; amino-acid sequence: MTNPEDVANWSFETKQVHAGQSPDAATKARALPIYQTTSYTFDSTDHAAALFGLAEPGNIYTRIGNPTTDVVEQRIAALEGGVAALLLSSGQAAETFAILNLAGAGDHIVSSPRLYGGTYNLFHYTLPKLGIEVSFVEDPDSLDSWRAAVRPNTKAFFAETISNPQIDVLDIPGVSAVAHENGVPLIVDNTIATPYLIQPIALGADIVVHSATKYLGGHGSAIAGVIVDGGTFDWTNGKFPGFTEPDPSYHGVVFAELGAPAYALKARVQLLRDLGSAISPFNAFLIAQGLETLSLRVERHVANAQKVAEYLAGHSDVTSVNYAGLPTSPWYELGRTIAPKGTGAVLAFELAGGVEAGKAFVNALTLHSHVANIGDVRSLVIHPASTTHQQLSPEEQLSTGVTPGLVRLAVGIEGIDDILADLEQGFAAARPFSGVPQTAATV
- a CDS encoding NADP-dependent isocitrate dehydrogenase translates to MTAQQPTIIYTLTDEAPLLATYSFLPIIRAFAEPAGIDIQTSDISVAARILAEFGDYLTEDQKVPDNLGELGRLTQLPETNIIKLPNISASVPQLAAAIKELQDKGYAVPNYPGDPKTDEEKAIRDRYSKILGSAVNPVLREGNSDRRAPKAVKEYARKHPHSMGEWSQASRTHVATMKTGDFYHGEKSMTLDKARNVRMELETAGGETIVLKPEVKLDEGDVIDSMYMSKKALIEFYEEQIEDAYKTGVMFSLHVKATMMKVSHPIVFGHAVKVFYKDAFAKHQKLFDELGVNVNNGLSDLYSKIEALPASQREEIIEDLHRCHEHRPELAMVDSAKGISNFHSPSDVIVDASMPAMIRLGGKMYGADGRTKDTKAVNPESTFSRMYQEMINFCKTHGQFDPTTMGTVPNVGLMAQKAEEYGSHDKTFEIPEAGVAKIVDIDSGEVLLSQEVEEGDIWRMPIVKDAPIRDWVKLAVNRARLSGMTCVFWLDDERPHENELRKKVKAYLKEEDTEGLDITILPQVWAMRYTLERVIRGQDTIAATGNILRDYLTDLFPILELGTSAKMLSIVPLMAGGGLYETGAGGSAPKHVHQLVEENHLRWDSLGEFLALGASLEDLGNKTDNAKAKVLATALDTATGKLLDENKSPSRKTGELDNRGSQFYLALYWAQALAEQTEDKELAAHFAPLAKSLGEQEQAIVSELNAAQGKPADIGGYYYPDPEKTAAVMRPSKTLNEALAASEKA
- a CDS encoding FAD-dependent monooxygenase; the protein is MTDRIDVVISGAGPNGLLVAGELALAGVRPVVLEQLPGPSAELKANGIVGQANRVLDLRGLYQTLSGVDQAPEPMAGYIFAGMQVPFVDVADNPMYGMLIQQPQVVRQLVDWVQGLGVEIRWGHELTDFEQVPDGVVLTVSSAEGGYQLPATYLVGADGGRSPVRKKAGIEFPGLTTEVVARVAHVSLPERLRSSDGGLNVPGIGRIPFGHNRFDGGVLIYAEFQPGRSMVGTIEYGSILPDDAPELTVDELRESVKRVVGAGLPLEPPNWPGPHALRRINGQNTRQAAQYRTGNVFLVGDAAHVHSAMGGPGLNLGMQDAMNLGWKLAAAVQGWAPEGLLDSYHGERWPAGQRVMMHSMAQAALMAAGPEVTALRTLFGELLATPDGSAHIAGVLSGSDVRYDVGDEHRLSGYFVPDFVLDDGRRIAQLLHSGRPLLLDLSGGYRDVVDGRRDRLDVVEATVADRPAAALLIRPDGYVAWAADEFDGTGLRAALDRWFGPEAEDAALSA